A single genomic interval of Schistocerca americana isolate TAMUIC-IGC-003095 chromosome 2, iqSchAmer2.1, whole genome shotgun sequence harbors:
- the LOC124593891 gene encoding uncharacterized protein LOC124593891: MDKPDLYNLGCAPLTLLAAKQVDELWPVLTWPRQPLPVLDIGCGPGDVASKVLAPRLPPGTKLVACDISTKMLEFCRQHNALPGTITYEQLDVVQPDLENSAVWQYAPFGKVFCLLLLHWVPDNR, from the exons ATGGATAAGCCGGACTTGTACAACCTCGGGTGTGCTCCCCTCACGCTGCTGGCCGCCAAACAGGTTGACGAGCTGTGGCCGGTCCTCACGTGGCCGAGGCAGCCGCTGCCGGTGCTCGACATTGGCTGCGGGCCCGGTGACGTCGCCAGTAAG GTTTTAGCCCCGCGGCTGCCACCGGGTACGAAGCTGGTGGCCTGCGACATCAGCACAAAGATGCTGGAGTTCTGCAGGCAGCACAACGCGCTGCCAGGCACCATCACGTACGAGCAGCTGGACGTGGTTCAGCCCGACCTGGAGAACTCCGCCGTGTGGCAGTACGCGCCCTTCGGCAAGGTGTTCTGTTTGCTGCTGCTGCATTGGGTGCCCGACAACAG aTGA